One genomic segment of Bradyrhizobium diazoefficiens includes these proteins:
- a CDS encoding adenylate/guanylate cyclase domain-containing protein: MTCSGCGSEVQKGFAFCPKCGTKQPRACAGCGFPCAPDFVYCPKCGALVGEALQGGEQALQRTNSMTVPIRSSSSPPLLPASETQHEFRLQADKIDNEANRRTITVLFADLSGFTAMSERLDPEVMQTVQNELFQELTAAVQGFGGFVDKFIGDALLALFGAPAAHEDDPERAVRAAIDMIKRTAQLSERVMAFAGSPLRLHIGINTGHVVAGGLGVGVAKSYSVTGDTVNTAQRLQSMAPPEEVLVGPLTYRLTRHAFAYESLGEVSLKGKTGSVLVHRLKGLLDVPRAARGLDTLGLSAPLVGRDAELARVIDSLDRACGGAAQLVRLVGEAGIGKTRLVNELIAHIRDEGRFEGVAIRQAVCSPLGEQSYGTLAAVLRSAYGIAQKASAAEAEARLAEALSELGLAAEETERLMPLYVHVLGLGGADAVLQHVEPEQLRRQIFFAIRTVFERRLALSPLLIIVEDLHWADAVSLEALRFLMDRLERARLMLLLTHRPMLELDQFGSARISHTTLRLPPLGDVDGQKLLAAYFSHGWQEPPGDLFTRILERASGNPLFLEEIIRGLIEAGALKRDGSHWRIKSDEAAADIPASIQALLLARLDRLPHEVRRLAQEAAVIGPRFDVALLGATATERAKVEAGLELLCDAEIVEEVAGANSISLRSYRFTQTMLQDVIYQNLLLQRRIELHGRIGVALEQLYGKEPERLEDLVLLGHHFSLSARKPKGARYLRAAGDRARATYANDDAIRLYQQALAVLLTEGECDPERLVLYERIADLCGAAGRRNTAEEHYQSALEGHRAAGDCIGEARILRKLGRLLWDAGKRIKAETHYAEAAKRLGEAEAPIEWAHLSQERGRLAFRMGDHMAAARWADEALGYARSAPAAADEQARLEAARAIAEALNTKAVALARLGRNQDAVREVEQSVAAAEAAGLFNVACRGYTNLAVLYTIVDPAQAMEVCRRGLDLAHRIGDLGFQARLLANFAVACCTFTDKCTDQGVPAAERAIEIDRALDQREHLPVPLIVLGQIHQCHFRPDEAARCYNEAIEVASETGEPQQLFPCYDGLATLNLDRGDMPEAERYFALAHDVCARHGLDPAGLIVLPFLD, encoded by the coding sequence ATGACGTGCTCGGGTTGCGGTTCTGAGGTTCAGAAAGGCTTTGCCTTCTGCCCGAAGTGCGGCACGAAGCAGCCGCGCGCGTGCGCTGGCTGCGGCTTTCCATGCGCACCGGATTTCGTCTACTGCCCGAAATGCGGCGCGCTTGTCGGTGAGGCCCTCCAGGGTGGCGAGCAGGCATTGCAGCGGACAAACTCGATGACGGTTCCGATCAGGTCGTCGTCCTCTCCACCGCTCCTGCCGGCGTCCGAGACTCAACACGAATTTCGACTGCAGGCGGATAAAATCGATAACGAAGCCAACCGCCGCACCATCACCGTGCTGTTTGCCGATCTCAGCGGCTTCACTGCGATGAGCGAACGCCTCGACCCCGAGGTCATGCAAACCGTTCAGAACGAGTTGTTCCAGGAGTTGACGGCGGCCGTGCAAGGCTTTGGCGGCTTCGTGGACAAGTTCATCGGCGACGCGCTGCTGGCGCTGTTCGGTGCGCCGGCTGCGCACGAGGACGATCCGGAGCGGGCGGTCCGGGCTGCCATCGACATGATCAAACGGACGGCGCAGCTCAGCGAGCGGGTGATGGCATTTGCCGGGTCACCCCTGCGGCTCCATATCGGTATCAACACCGGGCACGTGGTCGCGGGCGGACTGGGCGTGGGCGTTGCCAAATCCTACTCGGTGACCGGTGACACGGTGAATACGGCTCAGCGATTGCAGTCGATGGCGCCACCGGAGGAGGTGCTGGTCGGGCCGTTGACCTACCGTCTGACCCGGCATGCATTCGCGTATGAATCGCTTGGCGAGGTCTCGCTCAAGGGCAAGACGGGCAGTGTCCTGGTCCACCGTCTCAAGGGGCTGCTCGACGTGCCGCGCGCGGCACGAGGCCTCGACACGCTGGGCCTCAGTGCGCCCCTGGTCGGCCGCGACGCCGAGCTTGCTCGCGTGATCGACAGCCTCGATCGCGCGTGCGGCGGCGCGGCGCAACTGGTGCGGCTGGTCGGTGAAGCGGGCATCGGCAAAACGCGGCTGGTGAACGAATTGATAGCCCATATCCGCGACGAAGGGCGCTTCGAAGGTGTGGCGATCCGGCAGGCCGTCTGCTCGCCACTCGGCGAACAGTCCTACGGCACGCTCGCCGCAGTGCTGCGCAGCGCCTACGGCATCGCGCAGAAGGCAAGCGCCGCGGAGGCTGAGGCCAGGCTGGCCGAAGCTCTGTCAGAGCTTGGCCTTGCGGCTGAGGAGACCGAGCGGTTGATGCCGCTCTATGTCCACGTTCTTGGTCTCGGCGGCGCGGACGCCGTATTGCAGCATGTCGAGCCCGAACAGCTCCGGCGGCAGATATTCTTTGCGATCCGGACCGTCTTCGAACGGCGTCTGGCCTTGTCGCCGCTTCTGATCATTGTCGAGGATCTGCACTGGGCCGATGCCGTGTCTCTCGAAGCGCTGCGATTCCTGATGGACCGGTTGGAGCGCGCGCGGCTGATGCTGTTGCTTACGCATCGGCCAATGCTGGAGCTGGATCAATTCGGCTCGGCTCGGATCAGCCACACGACCCTTCGATTGCCTCCGCTCGGTGACGTTGACGGACAGAAGCTGCTCGCGGCCTATTTCAGTCACGGTTGGCAAGAGCCGCCGGGAGATCTGTTCACCCGAATCCTGGAGCGCGCCAGCGGCAATCCGCTTTTCCTCGAGGAAATCATCCGCGGTCTCATCGAAGCTGGCGCCCTGAAGCGTGACGGCTCGCATTGGCGCATCAAGTCGGATGAAGCCGCCGCCGATATCCCGGCAAGCATTCAGGCTCTGTTGCTGGCGCGCCTGGATCGGCTGCCGCATGAGGTGCGCCGGCTGGCGCAGGAGGCCGCGGTGATCGGCCCGCGCTTCGATGTGGCTCTCCTCGGTGCGACAGCAACCGAGCGGGCGAAGGTGGAGGCAGGGCTCGAACTTCTGTGCGACGCCGAGATCGTCGAGGAGGTCGCGGGCGCCAATTCGATTTCGCTGCGATCGTACCGTTTCACGCAGACTATGCTTCAGGACGTGATCTATCAAAACCTGCTCTTGCAGCGGCGGATCGAGCTTCATGGACGTATTGGTGTCGCGCTGGAGCAGCTTTACGGTAAGGAGCCCGAACGACTCGAAGACCTCGTCCTGCTCGGACATCACTTCAGCCTCAGCGCGCGCAAGCCGAAAGGCGCGCGTTATCTGCGCGCCGCCGGCGATCGCGCACGCGCGACCTACGCCAATGACGATGCCATCCGTCTCTACCAACAGGCTCTCGCAGTGCTGTTGACCGAGGGCGAATGCGACCCGGAGCGGCTGGTCCTGTACGAGCGGATCGCGGACCTCTGTGGCGCGGCCGGCCGCCGCAACACGGCCGAAGAGCACTACCAGAGCGCGCTGGAAGGCCACCGTGCAGCAGGGGACTGCATTGGCGAGGCGCGAATTCTTCGCAAGCTTGGCCGGTTGCTGTGGGACGCCGGCAAGCGGATCAAGGCCGAGACGCATTACGCCGAGGCGGCTAAACGGCTTGGAGAGGCCGAAGCGCCCATCGAGTGGGCGCACCTCTCGCAGGAGCGAGGCCGTCTCGCCTTTCGCATGGGCGATCATATGGCCGCCGCGAGATGGGCTGACGAGGCGCTTGGCTATGCCCGATCCGCGCCGGCGGCCGCGGACGAACAGGCCCGACTCGAGGCGGCGCGCGCCATTGCGGAGGCCCTCAACACCAAGGCGGTTGCACTGGCGCGGCTTGGACGAAACCAGGATGCGGTGCGCGAGGTGGAGCAAAGTGTCGCGGCAGCCGAAGCCGCCGGCCTTTTCAACGTGGCCTGCCGCGGCTACACCAATCTCGCGGTGCTCTACACGATTGTCGACCCGGCGCAAGCCATGGAGGTTTGTCGGCGGGGGCTGGATCTCGCGCATCGTATTGGCGATCTCGGGTTCCAGGCGCGCCTTCTTGCCAATTTTGCCGTTGCCTGTTGCACCTTCACGGACAAATGCACCGATCAAGGTGTGCCCGCTGCCGAAAGGGCGATCGAGATCGACCGTGCGCTCGATCAGCGCGAGCACCTCCCGGTGCCCCTGATCGTGCTCGGGCAAATCCATCAATGCCATTTCCGGCCCGATGAGGCCGCCCGCTGCTATAATGAGGCCATCGAGGTCGCGAGCGAAACCGGCGAGCCGCAGCAGCTCTTTCCATGCTATGATGGTCTGGCGACGCTGAACCTTGATCGAGGTGACATGCCCGAGGCCGAGCGGTATTTCGCGCTGGCCCATGACGTCTGTGCCCGGCACGGGCTTGATCCCGCAGGGCTGATCGTACTGCCATTTCTCGACTAA
- a CDS encoding redoxin domain-containing protein, which yields MSERHVDGPLQPGDRAPNIVLDAITREGKIALEDFRGQSPILVGLFRGLHCPFCRRHIAAQAQLDAALRDKGVESLTVVNTPIERARLYFRYHPLPNLLAASDPERVSHRAFGLPNLEFTEKETEWPRKVGMDVVMSMQVDIPGELPGPMNRLAAAGQLNKKDGYEMMEADQRMAATGQGQLFGQFLLDREGVVRWSFTEVPEGGQRMFGMPSPGELMSAASQVAG from the coding sequence ATGTCAGAACGTCATGTCGATGGACCGCTTCAACCGGGCGACCGCGCGCCGAATATTGTGCTGGACGCGATCACGCGCGAAGGGAAGATCGCACTTGAGGATTTTCGCGGGCAAAGCCCGATATTGGTCGGCCTGTTTCGAGGCCTGCACTGCCCGTTCTGTCGCCGCCATATCGCGGCACAGGCGCAGCTTGATGCGGCTCTGCGTGACAAGGGCGTCGAAAGTCTGACGGTCGTCAATACGCCGATCGAACGCGCGCGGCTCTACTTCCGCTATCACCCGTTGCCCAATCTGCTCGCCGCGTCCGATCCCGAGCGGGTCTCGCACCGCGCGTTCGGCCTGCCCAATCTCGAGTTCACCGAGAAAGAAACCGAGTGGCCGCGCAAGGTAGGCATGGATGTGGTCATGAGCATGCAAGTGGACATTCCCGGAGAACTGCCCGGGCCGATGAATCGTTTGGCGGCTGCCGGGCAACTCAACAAGAAGGATGGCTACGAGATGATGGAAGCCGACCAGCGTATGGCGGCAACGGGCCAGGGCCAGCTATTCGGCCAATTCCTGCTCGATCGGGAAGGGGTCGTGCGCTGGAGCTTTACCGAAGTGCCCGAAGGCGGCCAGCGCATGTTCGGGATGCCGAGCCCGGGTGAGTTGATGTCGGCCGCTTCGCAGGTGGCAGGCTAG
- a CDS encoding adenylate/guanylate cyclase domain-containing protein, translating into MTHIQETLLESKMTEIEQARSWSPRVISKFETLIRGGDDLSLYRVNPLAFARDRAIAEPESIDLFLYATRCGLFEMSWDVVCPQSGMVLESFGALRTLKTHYVCGLCDVTGDTDLDDFIEVTFTVSPQLRRLPFHDPASLSVEDFHWKLRFLNDARIPGQQIRFLDYLHALVRGLSFLPPGSATTIRCELGPGALAGVNVQTQSAFVVAVAGEPTTTPTILRIGYDGQRFSSSLAAVPPGPVIVEVENTGAMRGSLLLINWPPEVLAQTIKPPLEFDPYMSGGMLLARQTFRRLFRSERVDEREGLGIRQVTLLFTDIKGSTAMYERLGDLNAYALVREHFALLGATVQEHSGAIVKTIGDAVMAVFSRPTDAVSAALHMLGEIERHNSEHGDPSIILKIGAHCGPSIAVTLNDNLDYFGQTVNVAARVQSLADAGEICISEALYSAPGVSDLLSGHSIAEFDAPLRGVEGSASVYRVMRGHAS; encoded by the coding sequence ATGACTCACATTCAGGAAACGCTCCTCGAAAGCAAGATGACCGAGATCGAGCAGGCCCGATCCTGGAGCCCCCGCGTGATCTCCAAATTCGAAACGCTCATCAGGGGCGGTGACGATCTATCGCTCTACCGGGTCAATCCTCTAGCATTCGCGCGCGACCGCGCCATAGCAGAGCCGGAAAGCATAGACCTGTTTCTCTACGCGACGAGATGCGGGCTATTCGAGATGAGCTGGGACGTTGTTTGTCCCCAATCCGGCATGGTGCTCGAGAGCTTCGGCGCCTTGCGCACGCTCAAGACCCACTATGTTTGCGGTTTGTGCGACGTCACTGGCGACACTGATCTCGACGACTTCATAGAGGTCACGTTTACGGTGTCGCCGCAACTCCGGCGGCTTCCTTTTCATGATCCCGCCTCCCTTTCGGTCGAGGATTTTCATTGGAAGCTTCGATTTCTGAATGACGCGCGGATACCAGGCCAGCAAATCCGATTTCTCGACTATTTGCATGCGCTCGTTCGCGGCCTTTCGTTCTTGCCGCCAGGTTCCGCCACGACCATTCGTTGCGAGCTCGGTCCCGGCGCTCTGGCGGGGGTCAATGTTCAAACCCAGTCAGCGTTCGTCGTTGCTGTGGCCGGCGAGCCGACGACCACGCCGACGATCTTGCGAATTGGATATGATGGGCAGCGCTTTTCTTCTTCGCTGGCCGCCGTACCGCCCGGTCCCGTCATCGTCGAGGTGGAGAACACCGGAGCGATGCGAGGCTCCTTGCTCCTGATCAATTGGCCGCCTGAAGTTCTGGCCCAAACGATCAAACCGCCGCTTGAGTTCGATCCCTACATGTCTGGTGGGATGTTGCTTGCGCGACAGACATTTCGCCGCCTGTTCCGGTCAGAACGCGTGGACGAAAGGGAGGGCCTGGGTATCCGGCAGGTGACCTTGCTGTTCACGGATATCAAGGGTTCGACCGCCATGTACGAACGACTCGGCGATCTCAATGCCTATGCGCTGGTCCGCGAACATTTTGCCCTGCTCGGAGCGACCGTCCAGGAACATTCCGGAGCCATCGTCAAGACGATTGGGGACGCGGTGATGGCTGTCTTCTCTCGTCCAACGGACGCGGTTTCGGCGGCGCTCCACATGCTGGGGGAAATTGAACGCCACAACTCCGAGCATGGCGATCCGAGCATCATCCTGAAGATTGGAGCCCATTGCGGCCCTTCCATCGCCGTAACGCTGAACGACAATTTGGATTATTTCGGTCAGACCGTGAATGTTGCCGCGCGTGTGCAGTCGCTGGCGGACGCGGGCGAGATTTGTATCTCGGAGGCGCTGTATTCAGCGCCAGGAGTGAGCGATCTCCTTTCCGGGCATTCAATCGCCGAGTTTGATGCACCTCTTCGCGGCGTTGAAGGAAGCGCCAGCGTGTATCGTGTCATGCGCGGTCATGCTTCCTGA
- a CDS encoding uroporphyrinogen-III synthase yields the protein MADRLNGTRILILETREEAQFSKLLAEQGAEVVQCPMFTIEDAPDPAPVEAWIRRAIDRPFDDLVLMTGEGLRRLMKLARARRLDQALVAALARSRKFTRGPKPGKALRELGLEAQQTTDKPTTDGVIAMLGKLDLKGRRLGLQLYPDKDHSALTGALTAQGAEVDSVLPYAYDSKAADASIVAAIDDMAEGGIDSIALTNLGQVRRLIEAAKAHGSEAKLRAGLDRTLIASVGPAVSGELAAHGLRTDVLPADEAYFMRPLISAMAAALRERKPRVAAK from the coding sequence ATGGCCGACCGCTTGAACGGCACCCGCATCCTGATCCTGGAAACGCGCGAGGAGGCGCAGTTTTCAAAACTCCTTGCCGAGCAAGGTGCCGAGGTCGTGCAATGCCCGATGTTCACGATCGAGGATGCGCCGGACCCTGCACCGGTCGAGGCCTGGATCCGCCGCGCCATCGACAGGCCGTTCGACGATCTCGTGCTGATGACCGGCGAAGGCCTGCGGCGATTGATGAAGCTCGCGCGCGCCCGCCGGCTCGACCAGGCGCTGGTGGCGGCGCTGGCCAGATCGCGCAAATTCACCCGCGGCCCGAAGCCTGGCAAGGCGCTGCGCGAGCTCGGTCTCGAGGCACAGCAGACCACGGACAAGCCGACCACCGACGGCGTCATCGCGATGCTGGGCAAGCTCGACCTGAAGGGACGACGCCTCGGCCTCCAGCTCTATCCCGACAAGGACCACAGCGCGCTGACCGGCGCGCTGACCGCGCAAGGCGCCGAGGTCGATAGCGTGCTGCCCTACGCTTACGACTCAAAGGCCGCGGATGCCAGCATCGTCGCCGCCATCGACGATATGGCCGAGGGGGGAATCGATTCCATCGCGCTGACCAATCTCGGCCAGGTGCGTCGCCTGATCGAAGCCGCGAAAGCCCATGGCAGCGAGGCGAAGCTGCGCGCGGGGCTGGACCGCACGCTGATCGCCTCGGTCGGACCGGCAGTCTCCGGCGAGCTCGCCGCGCATGGCCTGCGCACCGATGTCTTGCCGGCGGATGAAGCCTATTTCATGCGTCCGCTGATCTCGGCGATGGCCGCAGCGCTGAGGGAGAGGAAGCCAAGGGTGGCGGCGAAATAA
- the purU gene encoding formyltetrahydrofolate deformylase, with protein MPNHQYVLTLSCPDRPGIVSAVSTFLAHNGQNILDAQQFDDVETRKFFMRVVFTAADLAVELSALQTGFAAIAERFGMEWQMRDRAAHRKVMLLVSKSDHCLVDILYRWRTGELPMVPTAIVSNHPREVYAGLDLGGIPFHHLPVAKETKREQEAQIIDLVARTGTDLVVLARYMQILSDDLSAKLSGRCINIHHSFLPGFKGAKPYHQAHERGVKLIGATAHYVTRDLDEGPIIDQDVERISHRDTPEDLVRKGRDIERRVLARAIRYHLDDRVILNGRKTVVFVD; from the coding sequence ATGCCCAATCATCAATATGTCCTGACCCTGTCCTGCCCGGATCGCCCCGGCATCGTCTCGGCGGTGTCAACCTTTTTGGCCCACAACGGACAGAACATTCTCGACGCCCAGCAGTTCGACGACGTCGAGACCAGGAAATTCTTCATGCGCGTGGTGTTCACCGCGGCCGATCTCGCCGTGGAACTATCGGCGCTCCAGACCGGCTTTGCCGCGATCGCTGAGCGCTTTGGCATGGAGTGGCAGATGCGCGACCGCGCCGCGCATCGCAAGGTGATGCTGCTGGTGTCGAAGTCCGACCATTGCCTGGTCGACATCCTCTATCGCTGGCGCACCGGCGAATTGCCGATGGTCCCGACCGCGATCGTCTCCAACCACCCGCGCGAGGTCTATGCCGGGCTCGATTTAGGCGGCATCCCGTTCCACCATCTGCCTGTCGCCAAGGAGACCAAGCGCGAGCAGGAAGCGCAGATCATCGATCTCGTCGCCAGGACCGGCACCGATCTCGTCGTGCTCGCCCGCTACATGCAGATTCTATCCGACGATCTCTCGGCCAAGCTGTCGGGGCGCTGCATCAACATCCATCATTCGTTTTTGCCGGGCTTCAAGGGCGCAAAACCCTATCACCAGGCCCATGAGCGCGGGGTGAAGCTGATCGGTGCCACCGCGCATTACGTCACGCGCGACCTCGACGAGGGCCCGATCATCGACCAGGACGTCGAGCGGATCAGCCATCGCGACACGCCGGAAGATCTCGTCCGCAAGGGCCGCGACATCGAACGCCGCGTTCTTGCCCGCGCGATCCGTTACCACCTTGACGACCGTGTGATCCTCAACGGTCGCAAGACCGTGGTGTTCGTGGATTGA